A genomic region of Salinibacterium sp. NK8237 contains the following coding sequences:
- a CDS encoding Na+/H+ antiporter subunit E, producing the protein MSPHDDQSGSVTASTAPTASESASARKVSRTEVRGRVWQQLPLLLGLVVLWAVLWGQLTWLSILTGFLVAIAVTRVLYLPPADISGRLNIWYSLVFLAHFIADVTVASFTVAFQALSPRPIPTSSVIAVQLCTRSDFVMTLDAIAMSLVPGSIVVEVDRERAILYFHTFDTTTSADVESMRTKVLVVESRIVRAIGSKADLARIHDTEASR; encoded by the coding sequence ATGAGTCCTCATGACGACCAGTCCGGCTCCGTAACGGCGTCAACGGCTCCGACCGCCTCCGAATCAGCGAGCGCTCGTAAAGTCTCGCGCACCGAAGTTCGCGGCCGAGTCTGGCAGCAGTTGCCACTACTGCTCGGTCTCGTGGTCCTGTGGGCTGTGCTGTGGGGGCAACTGACCTGGCTCAGCATTCTTACCGGCTTCCTCGTGGCGATCGCGGTGACGCGCGTGCTGTACCTTCCCCCGGCCGACATCTCCGGTCGACTCAACATCTGGTACTCGCTCGTTTTTCTGGCCCACTTCATTGCGGATGTGACCGTGGCCTCTTTCACGGTGGCATTCCAAGCGCTGAGCCCGCGACCGATTCCCACATCCTCGGTCATCGCCGTGCAGCTCTGCACGCGCTCCGATTTCGTCATGACCCTTGATGCGATTGCGATGTCGTTGGTGCCAGGATCCATTGTCGTCGAGGTCGATCGGGAACGCGCCATCCTCTACTTCCACACTTTCGATACAACAACGTCCGCCGACGTCGAATCGATGCGCACCAAAGTACTTGTGGTGGAATCTCGCATCGTGCGGGCAATCGGCTCGAAAGCAGACCTCGCTCGCATCCATGACACGGAGGCCTCCCGATGA
- a CDS encoding heavy metal translocating P-type ATPase: MATFLSVTLRSAVRRYPLVALTVVVGVVGLALNWTPASAVVPWLLSIYSLGVAVREAVSMVRKLLQHQFGLDVLAVTAIVATVVVGEYWASIVIVLMLTGGEALEDFAAGRAKRELNALLDRVPQTAHQLTAAGDIVDVPATEVAVGDRLVVRPSEIVPVDAVLVSATTAVDESSLTGESMPVEKVTGDLLLSGSVNGPEAVTVQASARASDSQYQRIVELVTEAAESKAPIVRLADRYAVPFTLVSIGLAAIAWWISGDPVRFAEVLVVATPCPLLIAAPVAFMAGMSSASTYGVVVKNAGTLEVLARAKTVVFDKTGTLTSGRPVVVDVRPEGAVTADELLALVAAAEQYSSHVLAASLVEAAKQRSLALPEVSDAREVATHGVQARVGGKLVTVGKPAFVAEQAPTLTRIDLASGEAAVYVGIDDQYAGAIVLRDAVRPEAARTLTGLRELGIQKTLMLTGDVEQTARKVADELHISEVHAECLPEDKVRLVHATSPHPVVMVGDGVNDAPVLGAADVGIAMGAKGSTAASESADVVILVDDLYRVVSAVQVSQRTVQIALQSIWIGIAISIGLMLFAMTGALPAVVGAGLQEVVDLVAILNALRALSLKRRVRVSSSSNAAGVQLPS, encoded by the coding sequence ATGGCTACATTCCTTTCCGTAACGTTGCGCTCGGCTGTGCGTCGCTATCCGCTCGTCGCTCTCACGGTCGTGGTCGGCGTGGTGGGCCTCGCGCTGAATTGGACTCCGGCATCCGCCGTCGTTCCGTGGTTGCTGTCGATCTATTCGCTCGGCGTTGCCGTGCGTGAGGCCGTGTCGATGGTGCGCAAACTGTTGCAGCACCAGTTCGGTCTCGACGTGCTTGCGGTGACGGCGATCGTGGCGACGGTGGTCGTGGGCGAATACTGGGCGAGCATCGTCATCGTGCTGATGCTCACCGGTGGCGAAGCGCTCGAAGACTTTGCGGCTGGCCGCGCCAAGCGTGAATTGAATGCCTTGCTGGATCGGGTTCCTCAAACAGCTCATCAGCTGACGGCCGCCGGTGACATTGTTGATGTGCCGGCCACAGAGGTTGCGGTGGGGGATCGCCTCGTGGTGCGCCCTTCGGAGATTGTGCCGGTGGATGCGGTGCTGGTGTCTGCCACGACCGCCGTCGATGAGTCGTCGCTCACGGGCGAAAGTATGCCGGTCGAGAAAGTCACCGGAGACCTGCTGTTGAGCGGTTCGGTGAATGGGCCAGAAGCTGTCACGGTGCAGGCGAGCGCGCGAGCATCCGACAGCCAATACCAACGGATTGTTGAGCTCGTCACCGAAGCGGCGGAGAGCAAAGCACCCATCGTGCGTCTGGCTGATCGCTACGCGGTGCCGTTCACGCTCGTCTCGATTGGCCTGGCTGCTATCGCCTGGTGGATCTCGGGGGACCCCGTGCGGTTCGCCGAAGTGCTTGTGGTCGCAACACCGTGTCCGCTGTTGATCGCAGCCCCGGTGGCGTTCATGGCCGGGATGTCGAGCGCGTCCACCTATGGCGTCGTGGTGAAAAACGCCGGCACCCTCGAAGTGCTCGCCCGTGCGAAAACGGTCGTGTTCGACAAAACAGGCACGCTCACGAGCGGTCGTCCCGTTGTCGTCGACGTGCGGCCTGAGGGCGCGGTGACCGCCGACGAATTGCTGGCCCTCGTGGCAGCAGCAGAACAATATTCTTCCCACGTGCTTGCGGCATCCCTCGTGGAGGCAGCGAAGCAACGCTCCCTCGCGCTCCCGGAAGTATCGGATGCCCGCGAAGTCGCCACCCACGGTGTGCAGGCTCGCGTAGGGGGCAAGCTCGTCACCGTGGGCAAGCCCGCCTTCGTGGCCGAGCAGGCTCCCACGCTCACTCGAATCGATCTCGCAAGCGGCGAAGCTGCTGTCTACGTGGGCATCGATGATCAGTACGCTGGTGCGATTGTGCTGCGCGATGCGGTGCGGCCCGAAGCGGCACGCACCCTGACAGGACTGCGCGAACTGGGCATCCAGAAAACTTTGATGCTCACGGGGGATGTGGAGCAGACGGCGCGCAAGGTCGCTGACGAACTCCACATCAGTGAGGTTCACGCGGAGTGCCTGCCCGAAGACAAGGTGCGACTCGTGCACGCCACTAGTCCACACCCGGTCGTGATGGTGGGCGACGGCGTGAACGATGCGCCCGTATTGGGAGCTGCCGATGTCGGCATCGCGATGGGTGCCAAGGGCTCGACGGCGGCTAGCGAGTCTGCTGACGTGGTGATTCTCGTCGACGATCTCTACCGCGTCGTGTCGGCGGTGCAAGTCAGTCAGCGCACTGTGCAGATCGCCTTGCAAAGCATTTGGATCGGTATCGCCATCAGCATCGGGCTCATGCTTTTTGCGATGACGGGAGCGCTGCCCGCAGTCGTCGGCGCCGGGCTGCAAGAAGTCGTTGACCTCGTCGCGATTCTCAATGCGTTGCGGGCACTGAGCCTCAAACGTCGCGTGCGTGTCTCGTCGAGCTCGAACGCGGCTGGCGTGCAACTGCCGAGCTAG
- a CDS encoding pyridoxamine 5'-phosphate oxidase family protein gives MSFQTQATTDQLDTIRSIMKKTRIAMLTSVSADGALHSHPMTVQEADFDGDCWFLASVESDTVHQLLVHPQVNLAYAGSSEWLSLSGSAEIVRDVAKKKELWNTFTDVWFEDGAEDPSVVLIHVKADSAQYWESPGKVATLVGVVAAKVTGDEPHTGSSESVTI, from the coding sequence ATGTCATTTCAGACTCAGGCAACAACAGACCAGCTCGACACCATCCGTTCGATCATGAAAAAGACCCGGATCGCGATGCTCACAAGCGTCTCCGCAGACGGTGCGCTGCACAGCCACCCCATGACCGTGCAGGAGGCAGACTTCGATGGCGATTGCTGGTTCTTGGCGTCCGTCGAGTCAGACACGGTGCATCAATTGCTAGTGCATCCTCAGGTCAACCTCGCCTATGCGGGTTCGTCTGAGTGGCTCTCGCTGTCGGGGTCTGCCGAGATTGTTCGGGATGTGGCGAAGAAGAAAGAACTCTGGAATACGTTCACTGATGTGTGGTTCGAAGACGGCGCCGAAGATCCCTCGGTCGTGCTGATTCATGTGAAGGCCGACTCGGCACAGTACTGGGAGAGCCCGGGCAAAGTTGCGACTCTCGTTGGCGTTGTCGCCGCGAAGGTAACCGGGGATGAGCCTCACACCGGGTCATCCGAATCAGTCACGATCTAG
- a CDS encoding FAD-dependent oxidoreductase — translation MKRWLDRTLGAVPMYTLVLGSLAVIAVASIAFAFVGLIAADPFALLASLPIAVVFSYVASWLGARIVRQRAHLESSLITGLLVFFIMAPSLQLDGLLSIALASTVAAASKFLIAFRGRHIFNPAALGAYVFYWIPIGFPTWWIGTPWLQPLIIIAAFLILYRTQRLDLGLTFVVLAASIRIALTLANGGDIAEAIAVTFTSSQLIFFVGFMLSEPLTLPPRRWQRLSVAALVALLFAIPFSIGPLYSDPLLALLLGNLVAFAFTQRRTIRMTLTETEEIAPGTWELTFAPHRTLAFRAGQYIELSLPHPSPDLRGARRYFTISSAPSAGATLSITFTAPEKSSSFKAALLALPRGADVNATGIWGDFVLPRKTTEPLLLVAGGIGVTPFASQVAHSHLHDDERDIVLIYATSSTETLPFTGLFVEAGVRVIVFGPQPVESLPEGWVLGSEGRMNGDALSALVPDLADRRAYLSGPPALVNDLKATLRANGARRIHTDYFSGY, via the coding sequence ATGAAGCGCTGGCTTGATCGCACCCTCGGTGCCGTGCCGATGTACACCCTCGTGCTCGGCTCGCTCGCCGTTATCGCGGTGGCATCGATTGCGTTCGCGTTCGTTGGGCTCATCGCTGCTGATCCGTTCGCACTGCTTGCCAGCCTGCCCATCGCCGTCGTGTTCAGCTACGTGGCTAGCTGGCTCGGCGCGCGCATCGTGCGGCAGCGCGCGCACCTCGAATCGTCGCTCATCACCGGTTTGCTCGTGTTCTTTATCATGGCACCGAGCCTGCAACTCGATGGGCTGCTGTCGATCGCACTCGCCTCGACCGTTGCTGCGGCATCCAAGTTTCTGATCGCATTCCGCGGGCGCCATATTTTCAATCCCGCCGCTCTCGGGGCCTACGTTTTCTACTGGATTCCGATCGGATTCCCCACGTGGTGGATCGGCACCCCCTGGCTGCAACCCCTCATCATCATCGCCGCATTCCTCATTCTGTATCGCACCCAACGCCTCGATTTGGGGCTTACCTTTGTGGTGCTCGCGGCCAGCATCCGCATCGCTCTCACGCTCGCCAATGGTGGCGATATTGCCGAAGCGATCGCCGTCACGTTCACCTCCTCGCAGCTGATCTTCTTCGTCGGCTTCATGCTCAGCGAACCGCTTACGCTGCCGCCGCGACGCTGGCAACGCCTCAGCGTCGCCGCGCTCGTCGCCCTGCTCTTCGCCATCCCGTTCTCGATTGGGCCCCTCTACAGCGACCCATTGCTGGCGCTGCTCCTAGGCAACCTGGTCGCCTTCGCCTTCACGCAGCGCCGCACCATCCGGATGACGCTCACCGAAACCGAAGAGATAGCTCCCGGCACGTGGGAACTCACCTTTGCCCCGCACCGCACCCTCGCGTTCCGGGCGGGTCAATACATTGAGCTCTCGTTGCCGCACCCTTCGCCCGACCTGCGGGGAGCGCGTCGCTACTTCACGATCTCGTCTGCACCCTCGGCGGGGGCGACCCTGTCGATCACGTTCACGGCGCCCGAGAAGTCGAGCAGTTTCAAAGCCGCCCTCCTTGCGCTGCCGCGCGGAGCCGACGTCAACGCGACCGGCATCTGGGGCGACTTCGTACTCCCCCGAAAGACCACCGAACCGCTGTTGCTCGTGGCCGGCGGTATCGGTGTCACGCCTTTCGCCAGCCAAGTCGCGCACTCTCACCTGCATGATGACGAACGCGACATCGTGCTCATCTACGCGACCTCCAGCACCGAAACTTTGCCGTTCACCGGACTCTTTGTTGAGGCCGGCGTGCGCGTCATTGTGTTCGGGCCGCAGCCGGTCGAGTCACTTCCCGAAGGCTGGGTGCTCGGTAGCGAGGGGCGGATGAACGGCGACGCCCTCTCCGCGCTCGTGCCCGATCTGGCCGACCGCCGTGCGTACCTCTCGGGCCCGCCCGCCCTCGTGAACGACCTCAAGGCGACACTGCGCGCTAACGGAGCCCGCCGCATCCACACCGACTACTTCTCGGGGTACTAG
- a CDS encoding Na(+)/H(+) antiporter subunit C has protein sequence MNASLTLVIIMVVLYSVGVYLLLERSMTRVLLGFLLVGNATNLLILIVSGPSGAAAFYGEDAATADPLPQAFILTAIVITFGVSAFLLALIYRSWRLANADVVYDDSEDLAMGRRRSSVTTDRAVDGDDTEFGTRAAAAISTAIDLREQEEREEQESLAAERRQQERDAKEASE, from the coding sequence ATGAACGCCTCGCTGACTCTTGTCATCATCATGGTCGTCCTCTACTCGGTAGGGGTGTACCTCCTCCTTGAGCGCAGCATGACGCGCGTGCTTTTGGGCTTCTTGCTCGTGGGCAATGCGACCAACCTGTTGATCCTCATCGTGTCTGGCCCCTCGGGTGCCGCCGCGTTCTATGGTGAGGATGCTGCGACGGCCGACCCCTTGCCGCAGGCGTTCATTCTGACGGCCATTGTGATCACCTTCGGTGTCTCCGCGTTCCTGCTCGCTCTCATCTACCGCTCGTGGCGACTAGCTAACGCCGATGTCGTCTACGACGACTCAGAAGACCTCGCGATGGGCCGCCGCCGCAGCTCGGTCACCACCGATCGCGCCGTTGACGGTGACGATACCGAGTTCGGTACGCGTGCCGCGGCTGCGATCTCCACTGCCATCGATCTCCGAGAGCAAGAGGAGCGCGAGGAGCAAGAGAGCCTCGCGGCGGAACGCAGACAGCAAGAACGTGACGCAAAGGAGGCAAGCGAATGA
- a CDS encoding FAD:protein FMN transferase, whose amino-acid sequence MPSPSKTFDAIGAPWQIDTADPLDPEVFAAIQRRIEQFDRTYSRFRNDSLVSRIARTPGSYPFPPDAPPLFELYRRLYIATDGAMSPLVGRALEELGYDRTYSLQPSAARTRVPDWLEAISWNGSELTTLTPAVLDVGAAGKGYLVDLVAEVLAEHGVSSATVDASGDMLHRGDGELRVALEHPLDTSKAIGVVTVSNEAICASAPNRRAWAGLHHILDARTGLPTDRIIATWAIAPTALEADGLATALFFADPAKLAEEFDFQWVRMLSTGRVEHSPGFTGELFL is encoded by the coding sequence ATGCCCTCGCCCAGTAAAACGTTCGATGCCATTGGTGCGCCCTGGCAGATTGACACCGCCGACCCCCTCGACCCTGAGGTGTTCGCCGCGATTCAGCGCCGCATCGAGCAATTCGACCGCACCTACTCGCGGTTTCGTAACGACTCCCTCGTCAGCCGCATCGCCCGTACCCCCGGCAGCTATCCTTTTCCGCCGGATGCTCCCCCACTGTTTGAGCTTTACCGCCGCCTCTACATTGCCACCGACGGCGCCATGAGCCCGCTCGTGGGCCGTGCTCTGGAAGAGCTCGGCTACGACCGCACCTACTCGTTGCAGCCCAGCGCCGCCCGCACGCGCGTGCCCGACTGGCTCGAAGCGATCAGCTGGAACGGCAGCGAACTCACCACCCTCACCCCCGCCGTGCTCGACGTCGGTGCTGCAGGCAAGGGCTACCTCGTCGATCTTGTGGCCGAGGTGCTCGCCGAGCACGGAGTCAGCTCCGCCACGGTGGATGCGAGCGGAGACATGCTGCACCGCGGCGACGGTGAACTGCGGGTCGCGCTGGAGCATCCGCTCGACACCAGCAAAGCCATCGGGGTGGTGACCGTGAGCAATGAGGCGATTTGTGCGTCAGCTCCCAACCGACGCGCCTGGGCTGGACTGCACCACATTCTGGATGCCCGCACGGGCCTCCCCACCGACCGCATCATTGCCACCTGGGCAATCGCCCCCACCGCGCTCGAAGCCGACGGCCTTGCCACCGCACTCTTTTTTGCCGACCCCGCGAAGCTTGCCGAAGAGTTCGACTTTCAGTGGGTACGGATGCTGTCCACCGGTCGAGTAGAGCACTCGCCGGGATTCACAGGAGAATTGTTCTTATGA
- a CDS encoding Rieske 2Fe-2S domain-containing protein: MKRLPVLRNVDRLEEAAVLDPAVKKTQGVVDAVLRPRWLRDLLHGVPLGHPVHPLGVHVPLGAWISAGVLDALPGTEKASRALVGVGVLGASGTAVAGFADWSKLDEKQQRVGIVHAAVNIVATGFFAASFVQRSRGKHTSGKVLSYAGLAIASGGGYLGGHMTYRQAAGVSHAPDVEASFPSGWQQLAPLAELADGSLEKRVVADTEVVVFRRGDRVSVLSNTCSHLGAELHDGYVVGDDSTPGGACIECPWHQSAFSLDTGEVIHGPATSPQPRFESRVVDGTVEVRLPR, translated from the coding sequence ATGAAACGACTGCCAGTATTGCGAAACGTCGACCGCTTAGAAGAGGCGGCCGTGCTCGATCCCGCTGTGAAGAAGACGCAGGGCGTCGTGGATGCAGTTCTTCGGCCGCGGTGGTTGCGAGACCTCCTGCACGGCGTTCCGCTGGGTCACCCGGTGCATCCGCTCGGTGTACACGTTCCTCTGGGCGCGTGGATCTCGGCGGGCGTGCTGGACGCCCTGCCCGGTACCGAGAAGGCGTCACGGGCACTTGTCGGAGTCGGTGTGCTGGGGGCGAGCGGAACAGCCGTCGCCGGCTTCGCGGATTGGTCGAAGCTCGACGAAAAGCAGCAACGCGTCGGCATTGTGCACGCCGCGGTCAACATCGTGGCCACGGGGTTCTTCGCGGCATCCTTCGTGCAGCGCTCCCGCGGAAAGCACACGAGCGGCAAAGTGCTGAGCTACGCCGGGCTCGCGATCGCCTCGGGCGGTGGCTACCTCGGTGGGCACATGACCTACCGTCAAGCAGCGGGCGTCAGTCACGCACCGGATGTCGAAGCCAGCTTTCCCAGCGGCTGGCAGCAGCTAGCGCCGCTGGCTGAGCTTGCGGATGGCTCACTCGAGAAGCGTGTTGTCGCTGATACCGAGGTGGTTGTCTTCCGTCGCGGAGACCGGGTCTCGGTGCTGTCGAACACCTGCAGCCACCTCGGGGCCGAACTCCACGACGGGTACGTCGTCGGCGATGACTCCACCCCGGGCGGGGCGTGCATTGAGTGCCCCTGGCACCAGAGTGCGTTTTCGCTCGACACGGGGGAAGTCATCCACGGGCCAGCGACGAGTCCGCAGCCGCGCTTCGAGAGCCGGGTAGTGGATGGCACGGTAGAGGTTCGGCTGCCGCGCTAG
- a CDS encoding monovalent cation/H+ antiporter complex subunit F produces MNEWVFIAVGVMLLVAALLALYRIIRGPSILDRMIASDMLLTTIICALGAEMVYNDHIRSIPAMLVLATTAFLGSVVVARYVSRRTTP; encoded by the coding sequence ATGAACGAATGGGTATTCATTGCTGTCGGGGTGATGCTTCTCGTCGCAGCTCTATTGGCGCTGTACCGCATCATCCGCGGTCCTTCAATCCTTGACCGCATGATCGCCTCAGACATGCTGCTCACGACCATCATTTGTGCGCTCGGTGCAGAGATGGTCTACAACGATCACATTCGGAGCATTCCTGCGATGCTCGTGCTCGCGACAACGGCGTTCCTCGGCTCCGTCGTGGTAGCGCGCTATGTTTCGAGGAGGACAACCCCGTGA
- a CDS encoding Na+/H+ antiporter subunit D, with amino-acid sequence MSALTTLVVLLPLLGAAAALTQAKRPRVQTLIAVSVLSAVLIIGVALLVAVDTNGAIAVEVGGWPAPYGIVLVVDRLSALMLVVSAAVLLAVLVFSVGQGLADGDRETPVSIYYPTYLILATGVFNAFVAGDLFNLYVSFEILLVASYVLITVGGTKPRIRAGTVYIVVSLVSSAIFLAAIAMIYGATGTVNIAQLAVRLAELPADIQLILHVMLLIGFGIKAAVFPLSFWLPDSYPMAPAPVTAVFAGLLTKVGVYAIIRTEMIIFPDGQLNTVLLIVAALTMVIGILGAVAQSDIKRLLSFTLISHIGYMLFGIGIDTAAGLAAATFYIVHHITVQTTLFLATGLVERQGGTTGINKLGGMLKTSPMIAVLFFIPLLNLGGIPPFSGFLGKLALFEAGADNGSVLAWVLIGCGAAVSLLTLYALARAWSMIFWRDAEEVADYENPLAMRPETGSSTIVESVRTTPRIMVGATVAMVAVSIALTVFATPLFDLSANAGENIDGPAYYVNTVFPGGLE; translated from the coding sequence ATGAGCGCCCTGACCACGCTCGTCGTGCTCCTGCCGCTACTCGGCGCGGCCGCAGCGTTGACTCAAGCCAAGCGCCCGCGCGTTCAGACCCTCATCGCGGTCAGCGTACTGAGCGCTGTTCTCATCATTGGCGTCGCCCTGCTCGTAGCGGTCGACACGAATGGCGCGATTGCCGTGGAGGTCGGTGGTTGGCCAGCGCCCTACGGCATCGTGCTCGTTGTCGACAGACTCTCCGCCCTCATGCTCGTCGTTTCTGCCGCCGTACTGCTGGCTGTTCTCGTGTTCTCGGTGGGTCAGGGCCTTGCCGATGGTGACCGGGAAACTCCCGTCTCGATCTACTATCCGACCTACCTGATTCTGGCGACTGGCGTCTTCAACGCGTTCGTGGCTGGCGATCTCTTTAACCTCTACGTCAGCTTCGAGATTCTTCTCGTCGCAAGCTACGTGCTGATCACGGTGGGAGGCACGAAGCCCCGCATCCGTGCCGGCACCGTCTACATCGTCGTGAGTCTGGTCTCCTCCGCCATTTTCCTCGCCGCCATCGCGATGATTTATGGCGCGACCGGCACAGTGAATATCGCCCAGCTTGCCGTGCGACTTGCAGAACTGCCCGCCGACATCCAGTTGATCCTCCACGTCATGTTGCTGATTGGGTTCGGCATCAAGGCCGCCGTCTTCCCGCTGTCGTTCTGGCTGCCCGACTCCTACCCGATGGCGCCAGCACCCGTCACAGCAGTCTTCGCCGGCCTGCTCACCAAAGTCGGTGTTTACGCGATCATCCGCACCGAAATGATCATCTTCCCCGACGGACAGCTCAATACGGTGCTGCTGATCGTGGCGGCACTCACCATGGTGATCGGAATCTTGGGAGCCGTCGCGCAGTCCGACATCAAGCGACTTCTGTCATTCACGCTCATTAGCCACATCGGCTACATGCTGTTCGGTATCGGCATCGACACGGCGGCAGGCCTTGCCGCGGCCACGTTCTACATCGTTCACCACATCACGGTGCAGACCACGCTCTTCTTGGCCACCGGGCTCGTCGAGCGTCAAGGTGGCACCACCGGCATCAACAAACTGGGCGGGATGCTCAAGACAAGTCCCATGATCGCCGTGCTGTTCTTCATTCCCCTGCTGAATCTCGGCGGCATCCCACCGTTCTCCGGTTTCCTCGGAAAGTTGGCACTGTTCGAGGCCGGAGCCGACAACGGTTCTGTGCTCGCCTGGGTACTCATCGGCTGCGGTGCCGCGGTCTCACTCCTCACGCTGTACGCTCTGGCTCGGGCCTGGAGCATGATCTTCTGGCGCGATGCCGAAGAGGTGGCCGACTACGAAAATCCGTTGGCGATGCGGCCAGAAACGGGAAGCTCCACGATCGTTGAGTCCGTGCGCACCACCCCCAGGATCATGGTCGGCGCCACCGTTGCCATGGTTGCGGTGAGCATCGCCCTCACCGTCTTCGCCACCCCGCTCTTCGACCTCAGCGCTAATGCCGGAGAGAACATCGACGGCCCCGCCTACTACGTCAACACTGTGTTTCCAGGAGGCCTCGAATGA
- a CDS encoding FMN-binding protein gives MRSLTDNKTAVALFAGVTLVGALSACSSTTTTADIGAADTTVPEATEAGTTYADGTYTESGEYTSPDGQEQVDVTLTLESNVITDVTVVGNGDNPSSKQFQGEFIDGIAAEVVGKNIDEISVDKVAGSSLTSGGFNNAVDVIKADALAQ, from the coding sequence ATGCGCAGCCTCACCGACAACAAGACCGCCGTTGCCCTCTTTGCCGGTGTCACCCTCGTGGGTGCACTCTCCGCTTGCTCAAGCACGACGACAACTGCCGACATCGGCGCGGCAGACACTACTGTTCCCGAAGCCACAGAAGCCGGCACCACGTACGCCGATGGCACCTACACCGAGTCGGGCGAATACACCTCCCCCGACGGCCAAGAACAAGTTGACGTGACGCTCACGCTCGAAAGTAATGTCATCACCGACGTCACCGTCGTCGGCAACGGAGACAACCCCAGTTCGAAGCAGTTCCAAGGCGAATTCATTGACGGAATCGCCGCCGAAGTCGTCGGCAAGAACATCGACGAGATTTCCGTCGACAAAGTAGCCGGCTCGTCGCTCACAAGCGGCGGCTTCAACAACGCCGTCGATGTCATCAAGGCGGATGCCCTCGCCCAGTAA
- the mnhG gene encoding monovalent cation/H(+) antiporter subunit G translates to MTLDFVLDILTGVFLLLGGFLSVAAGVGLLRFPDAIARLHATTKPQILGLAFVLLAIALQQRQLSTILVLLFLLIFQMITAPVSAHMIARAGYRGGIIAPNSLLVDELEQAIDGAPEFDDALDETDTASEHGD, encoded by the coding sequence GTGACCCTCGATTTTGTTCTCGACATCCTGACAGGCGTATTCCTCCTGCTCGGCGGGTTTCTTTCTGTTGCCGCCGGCGTAGGACTTCTGCGTTTCCCCGATGCCATTGCACGCCTCCACGCCACGACGAAGCCGCAAATCTTGGGGTTGGCATTCGTGCTGCTCGCGATCGCGCTGCAGCAACGCCAGCTTTCGACAATTCTCGTGTTGCTCTTTTTGCTCATTTTCCAAATGATCACCGCTCCGGTATCGGCCCATATGATCGCTCGCGCCGGCTACCGCGGCGGAATCATCGCCCCCAATTCGCTCCTCGTCGACGAGCTCGAACAAGCTATTGATGGTGCGCCTGAATTCGACGACGCACTCGACGAAACAGATACTGCCTCCGAGCACGGCGATTAA
- a CDS encoding potassium channel family protein, giving the protein MTQRRWKQIMDIPLTVAAIIFLIAYAWEVIANLSGTAMLVAEVIIAVTWVVFVADYLVNLILAEHRWFWFRKHLFDLLVVVLPMLRPLRLLRLVTLLNVLQRRAGTAVRGGVLTYAVGSSLLLVFVAGLAILDTERNADSTQITNLGDGIWWAFVTITTVGYGDIYPATTLGRVIAAGVMMAGIALLGVVTATLASWIVERVAAQDELSHVATRREVTDLTKQVAELKHVLLEHATQMAATSGNPAPTLPGSSGKKPSP; this is encoded by the coding sequence ATGACTCAACGGCGCTGGAAACAGATCATGGACATTCCTCTGACCGTTGCTGCCATCATTTTTCTCATCGCCTACGCGTGGGAAGTAATCGCCAATCTCTCGGGCACCGCCATGCTGGTGGCCGAGGTCATCATCGCTGTCACCTGGGTGGTGTTCGTGGCCGACTACCTCGTAAACCTCATTTTGGCTGAGCACCGCTGGTTTTGGTTTAGAAAGCACCTTTTCGATCTGTTGGTTGTCGTGCTGCCCATGTTGCGCCCGCTGCGCCTCCTGCGTTTGGTCACACTGCTGAACGTGCTGCAACGACGGGCGGGAACCGCCGTGCGCGGTGGCGTGCTCACCTACGCGGTCGGATCATCGCTCTTGCTCGTTTTTGTCGCCGGGCTCGCCATTTTGGATACCGAACGCAACGCCGACAGCACTCAGATCACCAACCTCGGCGATGGTATTTGGTGGGCCTTCGTCACCATCACGACCGTGGGCTACGGCGACATCTATCCCGCGACGACGCTCGGTCGTGTGATTGCCGCTGGCGTGATGATGGCCGGAATCGCCCTCCTTGGTGTTGTTACGGCAACCCTCGCCTCGTGGATCGTGGAACGAGTTGCGGCTCAAGACGAGCTCTCGCATGTCGCGACGCGTCGCGAAGTCACGGACCTCACGAAGCAGGTGGCCGAACTCAAACATGTGCTCCTCGAGCATGCGACGCAAATGGCAGCTACCTCGGGAAACCCGGCCCCCACCTTGCCCGGCTCCTCCGGGAAAAAACCGTCGCCCTAG